From the genome of Marixanthomonas ophiurae, one region includes:
- a CDS encoding YceI family protein, whose translation MKKKTILKSVLILAVAAGTAAFTSTMEKKIDISESSIEWKGKKVLGSHTGTINLQDGHLEMEGDQLTGGKFTVDMTSITVTDLKGEDKGKLEGHLKSDDFFGVENHPTAQLVINNATKDGNTYTVTGDITIKGKTEPVTFDLIMGESAATTSFKIDRTKFGVRYGSGSFFDNLGDNTISNDFTLDVTLKF comes from the coding sequence ATGAAAAAGAAAACAATTTTAAAATCAGTATTAATCTTGGCTGTCGCAGCAGGCACAGCCGCATTTACATCAACTATGGAAAAGAAAATAGATATTTCAGAAAGTTCAATTGAATGGAAAGGAAAAAAAGTATTAGGCTCACATACTGGGACTATTAATTTACAAGATGGCCATCTTGAAATGGAAGGAGACCAATTAACGGGCGGAAAATTCACTGTAGATATGACTTCCATTACCGTAACAGACCTTAAAGGAGAAGATAAAGGAAAATTAGAAGGTCACCTAAAAAGTGATGACTTTTTTGGAGTGGAAAATCATCCCACAGCTCAATTGGTTATCAATAATGCCACTAAAGACGGAAATACCTATACCGTAACCGGCGATATCACCATAAAAGGTAAAACAGAACCTGTAACCTTTGATTTAATCATGGGTGAAAGTGCTGCAACGACTAGTTTTAAAATAGACCGTACTAAATTTGGTGTACGCTATGGTTCGGGTAGTTTCTTCGATAACTTGGGTGATAATACCATCTCTAACGATTTCACCTTAGATGTAACCTTAAAATTTTAA
- a CDS encoding MarR family winged helix-turn-helix transcriptional regulator, with the protein MEIEDVIKTKKPMEITSKTVINIAYTSRVIEMATSVFKDFNLTNQQYNVLRILRGQKGKPANLSTLQERMIDRNSNTTRLVDKLIQKKLVTRKVCPENRRKIEILITEKGLSVLKELDPIITEANQNVVKNLNTEELETLNNLLDKLRNDE; encoded by the coding sequence ATGGAAATTGAAGATGTAATAAAGACAAAAAAACCTATGGAAATCACCTCTAAAACGGTGATTAATATAGCTTATACTTCTCGGGTTATAGAAATGGCTACTTCGGTTTTTAAAGATTTCAACCTTACCAATCAACAGTATAATGTACTACGTATTTTAAGGGGCCAAAAAGGAAAACCAGCCAACTTATCTACGCTACAAGAACGTATGATTGACCGCAATAGCAACACGACGCGGTTAGTAGACAAATTGATTCAAAAAAAATTAGTGACCCGAAAGGTTTGTCCCGAAAATCGAAGAAAAATAGAAATTCTTATTACTGAAAAAGGTTTGTCTGTTTTAAAAGAATTAGACCCTATTATCACGGAAGCAAATCAAAATGTTGTCAAAAACTTAAATACTGAAGAACTAGAAACTTTAAATAATCTATTAGATAAATTAAGAAACGATGAGTAA
- a CDS encoding efflux RND transporter permease subunit — MRKEGAIGYMARNSIIANLIMILLIGGGIWTMFNIQKEVFPQFQLDFVEVNVVYPGAAPAEVEQGILLPVEEAIRGIQGIKEIVSTANEGSGEILIELVAGTDRMKAFQDIDQAVNRIRTFPDDIEQPQVALQSRQRDVMQISLYGNVDITALRNLTERLRNRLLSNDEITQVEIGNVPDYVTHIEIPRHNLRQYNLTLGQVADIVAQSSEDVPAGAVETQSEEILLRMKERKQWAEEFGDITILSSNSGARVTLSEIATITDGFEETGFHGQFNQTPSIDLEIFRIGDQSPLDIEEKVKEIMEDFQLPPGVQYRIDSNRAEDYRERLSLLTENGVLAIIIVLVILTLFLEYRLAFWVMIGMTISFIGGVILLPLIGISINMISMFGFLVVLGIVVDDAIVVGENIYEYRQKGLPFMKAAIKGTKDVSKPVTFSIITTIVAFIPLLFMPGETGKFWQPLPAVVIVILAVSLLEALFILPSHLGHLSEKKKKKKWVLRLEKGQQYFSNGLTRFVDTHYRPFLDKCLKYRYITLSIAVALLLVVGGYGYSDHMGMIMMPEVAADEIEAGVRLPVGTTPDQAAKVAEEITKSTQQMFEDHNLYEAAEGIKTNVRGQNFIDVEIVMLPPDDRDMTAREMIAIWRDNIGDIEGVDQITFEAERGPGGASQAISIDLSHTDVETLERASKAFFERMEAYDNTRDVSDNYNKGKLQYDFKLLPEGRNLGLTSNEVGRQVRDAFYGALAIRQLRGINEIEVRVKLPLEERKNLQNLENFLIRTPDSVEVPLFDVVTVSQREAFTSINRRDGRRVINVGMDVEPSNAVGRVLASINNEVLPQLRADYPGITWTFEGSQADMRESTQSLWSGFSLAMMIMYALLAIAFSSYTQPLIVMTAIPFGVVGAVIGHILLGYDLSIVSLMGVIALSGVVVNDSLIMIDYANKKRKDHSIYESIHEAGLRRFRPILLTTLTTFGGLTPIILETSSQAFHLIPMAISLGFGIVFATSIILVIVPCLYLVLEDAVLYIQKGKTVERKK, encoded by the coding sequence GTGAGGAAAGAAGGAGCTATTGGGTATATGGCCAGGAATTCCATTATTGCAAATTTAATCATGATCCTCTTAATTGGCGGTGGTATTTGGACGATGTTCAATATTCAAAAAGAGGTTTTCCCGCAGTTTCAGCTTGACTTTGTTGAAGTAAATGTGGTATATCCAGGGGCAGCACCTGCCGAAGTAGAGCAAGGTATCTTATTACCTGTAGAAGAAGCCATACGCGGCATACAAGGTATTAAAGAAATTGTTTCTACCGCTAATGAGGGTTCTGGTGAAATTCTTATTGAATTAGTAGCTGGCACCGACCGGATGAAAGCTTTTCAAGATATTGATCAAGCAGTTAACCGCATTCGTACTTTTCCAGACGATATAGAGCAACCTCAAGTGGCACTTCAGTCTAGACAGCGAGATGTTATGCAAATTAGCCTCTACGGAAATGTAGACATCACAGCCTTACGAAACCTTACCGAACGTTTACGAAACCGTCTTTTAAGTAACGATGAAATTACACAAGTTGAAATAGGAAACGTACCTGATTACGTCACCCACATTGAAATACCAAGGCACAATTTACGGCAATACAACCTTACATTAGGGCAAGTAGCCGATATTGTTGCGCAATCTAGTGAGGATGTACCTGCCGGAGCCGTAGAAACACAAAGTGAAGAGATTTTATTGCGAATGAAAGAACGCAAGCAATGGGCGGAGGAGTTTGGAGATATTACCATACTATCCTCTAATTCTGGAGCTCGAGTAACCCTCTCTGAAATTGCTACCATAACGGATGGTTTTGAAGAAACTGGCTTTCATGGTCAGTTTAATCAAACTCCATCCATCGACTTAGAAATTTTTCGCATAGGAGACCAATCTCCTTTAGATATTGAAGAAAAGGTGAAAGAGATCATGGAGGATTTTCAGTTGCCTCCGGGTGTGCAATATCGTATTGATAGTAACCGTGCAGAAGACTATCGGGAACGTCTTTCACTCTTAACTGAAAATGGAGTGCTTGCAATTATCATCGTCCTAGTGATACTTACTTTATTTTTAGAGTATCGGCTTGCCTTTTGGGTAATGATTGGGATGACTATTTCCTTTATAGGGGGTGTTATTTTGCTTCCGCTTATAGGCATCAGTATCAATATGATTTCCATGTTTGGATTTTTAGTAGTATTAGGTATTGTGGTAGATGATGCGATTGTAGTAGGTGAAAACATCTACGAATACCGACAAAAAGGATTACCCTTTATGAAAGCCGCCATTAAAGGGACAAAAGATGTGTCAAAACCGGTTACCTTTAGTATTATCACTACTATTGTGGCATTTATACCGCTTTTATTTATGCCTGGTGAAACAGGGAAATTTTGGCAACCCTTACCCGCTGTAGTGATTGTTATTCTAGCAGTTTCACTTTTAGAAGCTTTGTTTATTCTGCCTTCACACTTAGGGCATCTTTCAGAAAAAAAGAAAAAGAAAAAATGGGTATTGCGTTTAGAAAAAGGACAACAATATTTTTCAAATGGTCTTACACGTTTTGTTGACACACACTATCGCCCATTTTTAGATAAATGTCTTAAATATCGATATATCACATTGTCAATTGCAGTAGCGCTACTATTAGTAGTGGGAGGTTATGGCTACAGCGACCATATGGGAATGATTATGATGCCCGAGGTAGCAGCAGATGAAATAGAAGCTGGCGTACGACTTCCGGTAGGTACAACGCCAGACCAAGCTGCTAAAGTAGCTGAAGAGATTACAAAGTCTACGCAACAAATGTTTGAAGACCACAATCTATACGAAGCTGCTGAAGGGATTAAAACTAACGTACGCGGTCAAAATTTTATCGATGTAGAAATTGTAATGCTTCCGCCCGATGACCGCGATATGACAGCTAGAGAAATGATTGCTATTTGGCGTGATAACATTGGGGATATTGAAGGAGTGGATCAAATAACTTTTGAAGCAGAAAGAGGTCCTGGCGGAGCCAGTCAAGCAATTAGTATAGATTTAAGTCATACCGACGTTGAAACGTTAGAACGTGCCAGCAAAGCTTTTTTTGAACGGATGGAAGCATATGACAACACAAGAGATGTGAGTGATAATTACAACAAGGGAAAACTTCAATACGACTTCAAACTACTACCGGAAGGCAGAAACCTTGGTCTCACTTCTAATGAAGTAGGGCGACAAGTTAGAGATGCTTTTTACGGAGCATTAGCAATACGCCAATTAAGAGGTATTAATGAAATTGAAGTTCGCGTTAAATTACCTTTAGAAGAACGTAAAAATTTACAAAACCTAGAGAACTTCTTAATCCGTACCCCTGATAGTGTAGAAGTTCCGTTATTCGACGTGGTAACAGTTAGTCAACGAGAGGCTTTTACTAGTATAAACCGCCGGGATGGACGCCGTGTCATTAACGTAGGTATGGATGTGGAACCTTCAAATGCAGTAGGGCGCGTATTAGCTTCTATTAATAATGAAGTGTTACCACAACTTCGTGCTGATTACCCTGGTATTACATGGACCTTTGAAGGAAGTCAAGCCGATATGAGAGAGTCCACACAATCTCTGTGGAGTGGGTTTTCTTTAGCTATGATGATTATGTATGCGTTATTAGCTATTGCCTTTAGCAGTTACACACAACCTTTAATCGTCATGACGGCTATTCCTTTTGGAGTTGTAGGTGCCGTGATTGGACATATTCTTTTAGGATACGATCTTTCCATTGTTAGTTTAATGGGAGTGATTGCTTTATCTGGAGTGGTTGTAAACGATTCGCTTATAATGATAGATTATGCAAATAAAAAACGAAAAGATCATTCTATATATGAATCGATTCATGAAGCTGGACTGCGCCGTTTTCGGCCTATTTTATTGACTACCTTAACCACTTTTGGAGGATTAACGCCTATTATTTTAGAAACGTCTAGTCAAGCGTTTCATTTAATTCCGATGGCCATTTCATTAGGTTTTGGGATTGTTTTCGCCACATCGATTATTTTAGTAATTGTACCGTGTTTGTATTTAGTTTTGGAAGATGCCGTACTATACATTCAAAAAGGAAAAACAGTGGAGCGAAAAAAATAA
- a CDS encoding rhodanese-like domain-containing protein — protein MESDEQSQLVDVRTTEEFGVSHLKDAQNICVTDADFQEKIKDLDKTKPVYVYCRSGGRSARAAKILEENGFTKVYDLQGGITSWDEQGLETEQ, from the coding sequence ATGGAAAGCGATGAGCAAAGTCAGTTGGTAGATGTACGCACCACAGAAGAGTTTGGTGTTAGCCATTTAAAAGATGCTCAAAACATCTGTGTAACAGATGCTGATTTTCAAGAAAAGATTAAGGACTTAGACAAAACAAAGCCTGTGTATGTCTATTGCCGAAGTGGTGGACGAAGTGCCCGTGCGGCAAAGATTCTTGAAGAAAACGGTTTTACTAAAGTGTACGATCTACAAGGGGGGATTACTTCTTGGGATGAACAAGGATTAGAAACTGAACAATAA
- a CDS encoding rhodanese-like domain-containing protein: MDLSQQEWSEKLTEDDNAQILDVRTDEEVAEKHIPNAKQMDIQNPPKFMEKLQQLDASKNYYVYCRSGARSAQACAILKSQGFENCYNLLGGITEWEGETVS, translated from the coding sequence ATGGATTTAAGCCAACAAGAGTGGAGCGAAAAGCTTACCGAAGACGATAATGCACAGATTTTAGATGTCCGCACGGACGAAGAAGTAGCTGAAAAGCATATACCCAATGCTAAACAGATGGACATTCAGAATCCGCCAAAATTTATGGAGAAGCTACAGCAGTTGGATGCTTCAAAAAATTATTATGTGTATTGCCGTTCTGGCGCCCGAAGTGCTCAAGCCTGTGCTATTTTAAAGTCGCAAGGTTTCGAAAATTGCTATAATCTATTAGGAGGTATTACCGAATGGGAAGGCGAAACCGTTTCTTAA
- a CDS encoding efflux RND transporter periplasmic adaptor subunit, with protein sequence MKNKKILLICLVILLAAVVITFFIFFTEPTAESEGATKQTAMLVNTVQVKKGDYQPTLQATGTVQPVEDIMLSPLVNGQIIRRSPKFTPGSFVKKGQTLLQIDPSDFRNTLELRQSELLQAQTNLEVEMGRQQVAEKDLELAGIDSLSDKERQLVLRRPQLDAVRATVKAAKASVNQAETNVTRTTIKAPFDAHVISQNVTEGSQVAPGDNLGRLVGSDYYWVTVTVPVSQLKWLTFPDTDSEKGSIVKIKHTTAWDKDTYRIGYLNKQIGALDNQTRLARVLVKVPDPLGYESDSNLPKLIIGSFVEAHLESKIIEDIVRLDRGYVRSNQTVWVMDEGKLSIRKVDIVLTDSKYAYIRSGLEDNEKIVTTNLSTVAEGIALRNEESDSIQETTQNKSKEEQ encoded by the coding sequence ATGAAAAATAAAAAAATACTCCTTATATGCTTGGTTATCCTACTTGCAGCTGTAGTGATTACCTTTTTTATCTTTTTTACAGAACCTACTGCTGAAAGTGAAGGTGCGACCAAACAAACTGCTATGCTTGTTAACACGGTACAAGTAAAGAAAGGAGACTATCAACCTACTTTACAAGCTACTGGAACGGTACAGCCGGTTGAAGATATCATGCTTAGTCCTTTAGTTAATGGGCAAATAATCCGTAGATCTCCAAAGTTCACGCCGGGTAGTTTTGTAAAAAAAGGACAAACCTTATTACAGATAGACCCTTCAGATTTCAGAAACACCTTAGAACTAAGACAAAGTGAACTGCTTCAAGCACAAACTAATTTAGAGGTAGAAATGGGAAGACAACAGGTAGCGGAAAAAGATTTAGAATTAGCCGGAATTGACTCGTTAAGCGATAAGGAACGGCAATTAGTCTTAAGAAGACCACAATTGGATGCTGTTCGCGCCACCGTTAAAGCAGCGAAAGCTTCCGTCAACCAAGCAGAAACAAATGTTACAAGAACTACTATCAAAGCTCCTTTTGATGCCCATGTGATAAGCCAAAATGTGACCGAAGGGTCTCAAGTAGCACCGGGAGATAACTTAGGGCGCTTGGTAGGTTCCGATTATTATTGGGTAACTGTTACTGTTCCGGTTTCTCAATTAAAATGGCTCACTTTCCCCGACACCGATTCTGAAAAAGGATCTATAGTAAAAATAAAGCACACAACAGCCTGGGATAAAGACACCTATCGAATAGGCTATTTAAACAAACAGATAGGTGCATTAGACAATCAAACTCGTTTGGCGAGAGTTTTGGTAAAAGTACCAGACCCCTTAGGTTATGAATCAGATTCTAATCTGCCTAAATTAATAATAGGTTCTTTTGTTGAAGCTCATTTAGAATCTAAAATCATAGAAGATATAGTTCGGTTAGATAGAGGCTATGTTCGCAGCAATCAAACTGTTTGGGTTATGGACGAAGGAAAATTAAGCATTCGGAAAGTAGATATAGTACTCACTGATTCAAAATACGCCTATATCCGCTCAGGATTAGAGGACAATGAAAAAATAGTCACAACCAATTTAAGTACTGTAGCCGAAGGCATTGCCTTGCGAAATGAAGAAAGTGATTCCATTCAAGAAACAACTCAAAACAAAAGTAAAGAGGAGCAATAA
- a CDS encoding thioredoxin family protein — protein MKTVSKYLPMAIIAFLLIGLGSCKNENKNQEEVATHKNEEVAMATPAEVENAKGYTIGDQATDFKLKDVDGDMVSLSDYPDAKGFVVIFTCNTCPFAVASEERMVALDQEFKGKGYPVIAINPNNPEVQPDDTYELMQEKAKEAGFTFPYLYDESQTIYAKYGATKTPHVYLLKKENDKNIVKYIGAIDDNVRNAEAVKDRFLANAVNELLAGKEVTVTETKAIGCTVKQ, from the coding sequence ATGAAAACAGTATCAAAATACTTGCCTATGGCCATAATAGCCTTCTTATTAATTGGATTAGGCAGTTGTAAAAACGAAAATAAAAATCAAGAGGAAGTTGCCACTCATAAAAATGAAGAAGTTGCGATGGCTACGCCTGCAGAAGTTGAAAATGCTAAAGGCTATACAATTGGTGACCAAGCAACCGATTTTAAATTAAAAGATGTTGATGGCGATATGGTTTCCTTATCTGACTATCCAGATGCAAAAGGATTTGTTGTGATTTTTACGTGTAACACCTGTCCATTTGCAGTCGCAAGTGAAGAGCGTATGGTTGCTTTGGACCAAGAGTTTAAAGGCAAAGGCTATCCTGTAATTGCCATTAATCCTAATAATCCAGAAGTGCAACCAGACGATACCTACGAGTTAATGCAAGAAAAAGCAAAAGAAGCTGGATTTACCTTTCCATATTTGTATGACGAAAGCCAAACTATTTATGCAAAATACGGCGCGACCAAAACACCACACGTATACCTTTTGAAAAAAGAGAATGACAAAAACATAGTAAAATACATTGGAGCCATTGACGATAATGTGCGTAATGCCGAGGCGGTAAAAGATCGATTTTTAGCAAATGCAGTAAACGAATTATTGGCTGGAAAAGAAGTAACCGTAACCGAAACAAAAGCTATTGGTTGTACTGTAAAGCAGTAA
- a CDS encoding NAD(P)H-dependent oxidoreductase: MSKYLENLNWRYATKKFDTTKKINDTDLEFLKEAMQLSASSYGLQPYEILVIENNELREKLKPAAWNQSQITDASHLIVIANKVGFGDELIDSYIENVSAVRELPLESLSNFSSFMKSKIGEFSIEQKAQWAQNQSYIVLGNLLSAAAEIKVDVCPMEGFDAKVFNDILGLDKKGLNTAVIATIGYRSEEDETQHNLKVRKEKEELFTTI, encoded by the coding sequence ATGAGTAAATACCTTGAAAATTTAAACTGGCGATATGCCACCAAAAAGTTTGACACCACAAAAAAAATAAACGATACAGATTTAGAGTTTCTAAAAGAAGCGATGCAGTTATCGGCTTCTTCGTACGGACTTCAGCCATATGAAATTTTAGTAATTGAAAATAACGAACTTCGAGAAAAGCTTAAACCAGCTGCATGGAATCAATCACAAATTACCGATGCTTCTCATCTAATTGTAATTGCTAATAAAGTAGGTTTTGGAGATGAACTAATCGATTCATACATAGAAAATGTTAGTGCCGTGCGTGAGCTTCCTTTGGAAAGTTTATCAAATTTTTCAAGTTTCATGAAATCTAAAATTGGTGAGTTCTCTATTGAACAAAAAGCTCAGTGGGCGCAAAACCAAAGCTACATTGTTTTAGGAAACCTTCTTTCAGCAGCTGCCGAAATTAAAGTGGACGTTTGCCCTATGGAAGGATTTGATGCCAAAGTCTTCAATGACATTCTTGGACTAGATAAAAAAGGCTTGAACACAGCTGTTATAGCAACAATAGGCTACCGAAGCGAAGAAGATGAGACACAACACAACCTAAAAGTAAGAAAAGAAAAAGAAGAATTATTTACTACTATTTAA
- a CDS encoding TlpA family protein disulfide reductase, whose product MKKIALLLLILILQACADDKKKTEPRVELSEEVSEDIQSLAKDEKKEEPISVRIPSYDFEAFQKKILQKSNDTTYVVNFWATWCKPCVKELPYFERINREYADKKVKVILASLDFPNKVQSQVVPFIKKNKLHSEIVLLDDADANSWIPQVSEKWSGAIPATVIYKNDSRTFYEKSFTYEELKTEIQKLL is encoded by the coding sequence ATGAAAAAAATAGCATTACTACTGTTAATATTGATACTTCAAGCTTGTGCAGATGATAAAAAGAAGACGGAACCAAGAGTCGAACTTTCGGAGGAGGTTTCTGAAGACATTCAAAGTTTAGCTAAAGATGAGAAGAAAGAAGAACCAATTTCGGTTAGAATACCTTCCTATGATTTTGAAGCATTTCAGAAAAAAATACTTCAGAAAAGCAATGATACTACCTACGTAGTTAACTTTTGGGCCACGTGGTGTAAGCCCTGTGTAAAAGAGTTGCCGTATTTTGAAAGAATCAATAGAGAATATGCCGATAAAAAAGTAAAAGTAATCTTGGCAAGTTTAGACTTTCCTAATAAGGTGCAGAGTCAGGTGGTTCCTTTTATAAAAAAGAATAAATTACATTCTGAAATTGTTTTGCTGGACGATGCTGATGCCAATAGCTGGATTCCGCAAGTTTCCGAAAAATGGAGTGGCGCTATTCCTGCCACGGTAATTTATAAAAATGATAGTCGTACTTTTTACGAAAAATCGTTTACCTATGAAGAGTTAAAAACTGAAATACAAAAACTACTATAA